The genomic region CCTTCACCATCGCCGGCTGGGGCGCCGCGCGCGAGGGTGGCGGCCAGCAGCGGTACCTGCTCAAGGCCACCGTGCCGTTCGTCAGCGACTCCACCTGCAACTCCAACTACGGCGGCGACCTCATCCCCGCCGAGGAGATCTGCGCCGGCTACGCCAGCGGCGGCACGGACACCTGCCAGGGCGACTCGGGCGGCCCCATGTTCCGCCGCGACGCCACCAACGCGTGGATCCAGGTCGGCATCGTCAGCTGGGGCAACGGTTGCGCCCGACCCAACTACCCGGGTGTCTACACCCAGGTGAGCTACTTCGCCTCGTCGATCGCCTCGGCCGCGGCGAGTCTCGGCGGCTGACGAACCCCCCGACGTACGACCTCTTGGGCGGCCCGGACGACCACGGTCCGGGTCGCCCGCTCGTGCGCCGGCTTCGGCCCGGCGCGGTCCGGTACCGCGCGGCGGCGCCCGGAGTGGGCCAGCCGACAGATTCGGCAGGCCGCGCGTTCGGTGTCGTCGGAGGCCGCCATGATGAGTCGGTGCAGATCCTGTCCATCCAGTCGTCGGTCGCCTACGGCCACGTCGGCAACTCGGCCGCCGTCTTCCCCCTCCAGCGGCTCGGGCACGAGGTCTGGCCCGTCCTGACTGTCCACTTCTCCAACCACACCGGGTACGGCGCGTGGCGTGGACCGCTGCTGGCGGCCGCCGACGTGGCCGAGGTGATCGCCGGCATCGCCGACCGGGGGGTCCTCGGTGACGCCGACGCGGTGCTGTCGGGCTACCAGGGTGATCCGGCAGTGGGTGCCGTGATCCTGGACGCCGTGGCCCAGGTCAAGGCCCTCAACCCGGCCGCGGTGTACTGCTGCGACCCGGTGATGGGCGACCTCGGTCGGGGCATGTTCGTCCGGCCGGGCATCCCGGAGTACCTGCGTGACACAGTCGTGCCGCGCGCCGACATCATCACGCCGAACCACTTCGAGCTGAACTTCCTCGCCGGCCGCGAGACGTCCTCGCTGGCGGAGGTGCTGGACGCCGTCGACGTCGTACGCGCCACCGGGCCGAGGCACGTCCTCGTCACAAGCGTGCTGCACGGCGACGTGCCGGCGGGCTCGCTTGAGGTGGTGGCGGTCTCCGACGAGGGCGCCTGGGCGGTGACCACGCCGCTGCTGCCGATCAACCCGAACGGCGGGGGCGACGTCACCGCGGCGCTGTACCTGGCGCACCTGTCGACCTCCGGCTCACCGGCGATTGCGTTGGAGCGCACCATCTCATCAGTCTTCGCCGTCCTCGAGGCGACACTCGCGGCGGGCACCCGGGAGATCCAGCTGATCGCGGCGCAGGACGCGATCGCCCAGCCGCCCACGAGGTTCACCGCCCGCCGACTGCGCTGACGGCGGGCCGCCGCGTCGCAGCGGCACGGCGATCCCAGGCGGCTCAGCGCAGCGCGTCGTCGCGAAGCACCGCGTGCGCGCCGACGGTCTGGTTGACGATCTGGGTCACCCGCACGTCGACGACGACGCTGGCCAGCGCCACCGCGTCCGGTCGGCTGAGGCCGTGCAGCCGTTGCAGCAGGGTCAGCATCGAGGTGAGGGCCATGAACGTCGCGTCGTCGAGGGACGCGCCCACGCCCAACGTCAGCCAGGCGTCGGCGGTGCGGGCCACCGGGCCGGTGACCGGGAAGTCGTCGCGGACGTCGAAGGTCAGCGTCACCTCGTCCATCGGGCACTCGATCGCCGTACCGCCGACCTCGCCGTCGCCCTGCGCGGCGTGCCCGTCCCCGACCGAGAACAGCGCCCCGTCGACAGGGATCGGCAGCAGCAGGGTGCTGCCGGCGGTCAGGTCCTTGCAGTCCAGGTTGCCGCCGCAGGGCCGAGGCGGAATTGTCGAGTGCTTCCCCGGTTCGGCGGGCGGCATGCCGAGCACCCCCATGAACGGGCGCAGCGCCACCGTGTGGCCGTGCTGGTTGCGGCCGGTCAGCGCCACCGGGTCCAGTTCCCAGGCGTGCACCACGCCGTCGGTCTCGACGCCGTAGCGCTTGTTGAACCCGCTCGGCCACCCGCCGGCCACAGTCGTACCCCAGGTGGCCGGCACGATCGCGTCGACGCGTACCGCGAGGGTCTGGCCGGCGCGGGCACCGCGCACCGCGACCGGCCCGATCAGCGCATGCCCGTGGTCGGGCTGGTACTGCGGGGCGCGGGGACGGTCCCGGTTCGGCCCACCGGCGTACGGGCCGGCCGACCACCAGCAGTCCAGGGTGCGGTAGGTGACTGTGTCGCCGGGGTCGATGGTGAGCGTCGGCGGAAGGTCGGGGGAGAAGTGACCGTGCAGGGTCTCGTCGCCGGGTGCGAGGGTGTGTCGCATCTGGGCAGGCTACGTGCCGGCGTGGAGCGGCGCGACCCGCGCGCCCGGCGACGGCTGGAAAGCCGGTGCGCGGCCGGTCCGACCCGGGCCGACCGCGCACCTCGACAGTCAGTCGACTGTCGGCGCTGCCGTCCTGGCCGCCTCGGCCAGCGCCGCGGCGGCCCCGGCGTACGGGTTGTAGCTGTAGCCGCGCGCCAGCCCGGCCGGGACCGCGAAGTACTCGGCGGACACCTTCGCCGGGTCGCTGGCCAACTCACCGCGGGCGGGTACGTCGTTGCCGTCGTCCCAGCCCCACGGGGCGTTCGCGGAGTTCGCCGAGCAGCTCCACGTGCCCGAGCCGCAGTCGCCTGAGGTGTCGCCGGCGAACGTACCCAGGCTGGCGAACAGGTTCGCGTTGGTCCGCTGCGCCCACAGGCCCCCGGCGGCGAAGATGTCGACGAGTTGGTAGCGCACGTCGCGGTCGTCGCCGCTGCTCGGCGTCTCGGCGACAGTGGACGGGTAGTAGACCAGGCCGTCGCCGTTGATGGCGTACTGCGGATAGGCCTTCAGGCCGTGCCCCTGCGCCTCCTGCGCGGTCACCGGATGCGCGAACGAGTCGTGCGGTGACGTCTGGAACTGGAGGGTGCCGTCGACGCTCTCCCGGCCGCTGGTCCAGGTGCTGCCGGCCGGCGTGTACGAGTAGAAGTCGCTGTGTGCGACGGTGACCGCGCCGCGCAGGACGCCGTACGGGGAGCCGTCGCGCTCGACCGCGAAGAGAACGCCCTCGCCGTCGTTCTCGTGTTCGGTCTCGAAGAACGGGTGGTCGGTCCAGTCCCGGGGGTGGAAGAAGAGGTACGTGATGTACCAGTGCGTGCTCGTCTCCACGACGGAGTAGTACGCGTGCGCCGCGAGCGAGGTGCCGGCCTGGCCGGCGCGGTCCCAGTTGTTGCGCCCGTTCAGGTCGCCGTCGAAGTCCACGGCGGTCAGATAGTCGGACTGACCGCCCAGGGCGTGGGCGCCGGTGGCGTCGACGTCCTGGTAGTGGACGGGCGCCCACCGCAGGGCCAGCTCGGCCCGGCTGACGGCGGCGGTGGCGGGCGTCGGCGCCGCGAACGGAGCGACGGCCAACGCCGCCACGGCGGCCGTCGCGGTCAGTGCCCTCGCCACCCGGGTTCGCCGGCTCGTGCTGCTTCTGTCGCGCATGGTGTGCTCCCGCGTCGAATTGACAGGCCACGATGGATCATCGTCGGTGCAGGGGCCCGGCACGTGTCCCCGCGGCGACGAGCAGGCAGCCGCTTCTCGACGGGCTCGCGTCCCACGACCCGGCACCGCCGCCGGCCTTGTATTGACGCTTGTCGAATGCAATGCTGTGGTCGGTCGCGCTCGGGAGCCAGCGCGCCCACTCCTCTCCGGATGCGGGGACGCGCGAGGTGGCCCCACCACCCGCGCCGGGCAGTCCCCGTCAGCGGCCGCATGCCGATCGCCGTCGGGCGGCCGCCGCACTCCGGCCCCGTACGGTCGGTCGCCCATCCTCGGCCGCGACGGCGACGGTTCCCCCGGAGGTACCGATGCTCCGCATCTTCCTGGCAGCCACGACAATGGCTCTGGCCGGCTGGGCCGGCACGACAGGCTTCGTCGAGGCCGCACCGGCGCCGGCGCCGGCGGTCACGCCCACACCCACCCTGTCGCCGTCACCGACCCCGACCCCTACCTGCCCGCCGGCCCTACCGATCGCCGCCTCGGTGACCGCGGTGACCACCACGAGCGTGACGTTGTCGTACTCGATCTTCTTCCGCCCGCCCTGCGGCTACGACCCGCCGATGACCGTCAGCCTCTTCGCCAGCCGGGCGGACGCCCAACAGTGGCAGTCTCCGGTGGCCCAGGCCGTCACCGGGCCCGAGCGCAACGGGGTCGTCACCATCGACCAGCTGACGCCCGACACCGAGTACTGGTACCGGTTCAGCGACGCCGAGGGCCGACGGGACCCGTACTGGGTCGCCGCGGTCCGGACCGCTGCGCTGACGGCGTGCTCGGCGACGGCCACGATCGACTCCCGCTGGGGCACCGGCTTCGTCGCCACGGTGACAGTGCGCAGCACCGGGACGCAGACGCTGGACCGGTGGAGCGTCTCCTGGCGGTGGGCCGGCGACGAGCGCATCCAGACGGTCTGGCGCGGCGTCGCCGAGACGACAGGCGCCGACGTCACGGTCCGCAACGCCTCCTACAACGGGACACTCGCCCCGGGCGGCGTGACGACGTTCGGCCTGCTCGTGACCACAAGCGCGGTGCCCGACGGGCTGACGCTCACCTGCAACCGCTGACCGGTGACCCGGCCGTGGCCCGCGCCCGTCAGGGTTTGCGGGCCACCGCGCCGTAGGCGTCGATTCCCTTGGCATCGGCGTCGTCCGGGCGCCACAGCGGGATCGGCACGAGGCCGGGCTCCACAATCGTCAGCCCGGAGAAGCAACCGGCGAGATCCTCAGGGCTGCGCAGGATGTACGGCACACCGCCGTTCTCGGCCAGCCGCTGCGCGCCGGAGACCACCGCGGGGCTGGTGTTGGTGCCGTCCCAGAGAACCAGGTGACTGCCGGACGCGGTCGCGTCCATCGTCCGCCCGACGATCGAGCGCACCACCTCCAGGTCCGGCTCGTACCCCAGCACACCCATGAACATCACCGCGATCGGCTTGTCGAAGTCAAGCGTCCGCGCCGCCTCGGCGAGGATCCTCTCCGGGTCGTGGTAGTCGGCCGGGACGTACGTGGTGACGCCCTGCGTGGTCGTGCTGGCCAGCAACGCGCGGGCGTGCACGAGGACCATCGGGTCGTTGTCGACGTAGACGATCCGCGCGTCGGGCGCGATGCCCTGGGCGACCGCGTGGGTGTTCTGCATGGTGGGCAGGCCCGTGCCGATGTCCAGGAACTGCCGGATGCCCGCCTCGGCGGCCAGGTGCCGTACGGCCCGCACCAGGAACCCGCGCGACTGCTGCGCCATCACCACGATCTCCGGGTAGACCTCGGCCACCGCGTCACCGGCCGCCCGATCGGACTGGAAGTTGTCCTTGCCGCCCATCCAGTAGTTCCAGATGCGCGCCGCGTGCGGCACGTCGGGCTGCAACGTCGCGGCGAGTTCGGGGTCCGGGCCGGCCATGCCAGGCTCCTATCGAGGGGTTCGTGGGCGTGGGTAGCACCCCGGATTGTCCACTATCGACAGCGCCGGCCCGGACCGGGTCGCCCACGGCGGCACGGGCGACCCGACGACGGGTCACGGCGCGTCCACGACCTCCCGGCCCAGCGGCCAGAACGCGGCCGGGACGAGCTTGAAGTTGGCGACGCCGAAGGGGATCCCGATGATCGTGACGCAGAGCGCGATGCCCGCGAGGATGTGCGACAGGGCGAGCCACCAGCCCGCCAGGACCACCCACAACACGTTCGCCAGCCCGGAGCCGACGCCCGCGCCCGGCTTGGGCACCAGGGTGCGACCGAAGGGCCACAACGAGTAGACGGCGAGGCGCAGCGAGGCGACGCCGAACGGAATGGTGACGACCAGGACGAAGCAGACCAGGGCGGCGAAGCCGTAGCCGATCGCCAGCACGAGGCCACCACCGAAGACGAGCCAGAGGACGTTCAGGAGGAAGCGAATCACCCCTTCAGCATGCGCGACCCGCGCCACCGGGCCCTGGCCCGCGCTCAGTCCGGCAGCCCGCCGCAGGCGACCCCGTCGATGGTGCACGCCGTGGGAGTCGCGCCGATCGCCGCGCCGTTGACCCGGAACGTCACACGGACCGAGGCGCTGCCCGGCACCTGCCCGGCGCTCCCGTCCGGCACGAACGTCCACACCGCGCCGTCCTGCGTGGCCCGCGCGCCCTGGACCGCGCTGACACGCAGCGACTCCCGGGGCAGCGTGACGGCAAGCGTCCACTGCGCCACCGGAACCGGCCCCGGATTGGTGACCGTCACGGCGGCGCCGTAGCTGAGCAGGGCCTTCTCCTCGATGGCGAAGTCGGCGCCGAGCGCGGCCGGAGTCGGCGACGCCGACGAGGGGGTCGCGGCCGGCGCGCTTGTCGGCGGCGGGGCGGGCGGCGGGGCCGCGCTGACAGATGGTGGCACGGAGGTGGTCGGGTTGCTGGCCGCCGGCTTCGCCTGCCCCCGGGGCGTACCGGCCTCGGGAGTGCCCAACTGGTCCACCGACGGGGGCGGGTCGAGGGTCACCGGCGCCAACTGCTCCGGCGTGCGCACCACACCGACGATGGAGACCACAGTTGCCACCACCACCCCGAGCGCCGCGAGCACGGCGATCCAGGTGGCCCGCGACACGTCGGCCCGGCCGGTGACCACCCGCCGTACGGCTGCGGCGGCGGCCACGATCCGGTCCAGCAGAATGATCGCCACAGTACGCCGTGGCTGCGGCGGTGTTGCCGGCACTGCCTCTCCCCTTCACTTCATCCCCGGACGCCCGCCCGCGACAGTTGGGCCGCGGTGGCACCCGACCCGTCACAGGCCGCGCAACCCGACGAGTATCGACTCGAGCAGCTCCTGCGACGGCAGCTCCGACAGCGTCGGTGGTTCGTGCGTCTCGACCAGACCCGCCCCGAGCAGGTCACCGAGGAGGACCCGGACGGTGCCCAGGGGCAGATCCAGCTCGGCGCTGACCTCGGCCACCGACACTGGATGGTGACACAGCTCGACGATCCGCGCCTGTTCGGGGAAGAGCGCCGTGGGCGGTGCGGCCGGCCGCCGCGCGACGACGAGCGAGATGAGGTCGAAGCGGCCCCGCTCGGGCGCGGTACGCCCACCGGTCATCGTGTACGGGCGGGCCACCGGGCCGGCGTCGTCGTCGTACCACGCCTCGTCAGCCGAGCCGGCGCTGTGCACCAGAGTCCCCGCTTCTCGCCGCGGAGGCGGGGCCCAGGCTGATCGGCAGGTGCTGTTCGGCCTGCCCCACGAAGAGCGCGACCTCGTACGCCATGTCACCCACCTCGATCTCGTCGCCGGCGATCCGGACGGTGAGGATGGTCCCGTTCGGGATGGTGGCGACGAACAGGAACGCCCGCGACATCTGCACCACGATCTGCCGGAGCCCGCCCGCGTCGCAGGTCCGGGTGGCGGCCAGCCCCAACGCCAGCAGACCGGCGACGATGCCGGAGATCTGGTCGGCCAGCGTCGCCTCCACCCGGCGGGAACCGCCCAGCGGCAGCCCGTCCGGTGAGAGCACCACGGCGAACTCCGCCCCGCGTACCCGGTCGACCAGGCGGTCCAGCGCGCCGGTCAGGCTGTCCGCGGTGACCACTGCATGCGTCATCGATGTCTCCTCGTTGCTCTCGTGACCGGCAGTTCGACGGTGTCGGGGCCGGTGCTGCCGGATTCGGGCCCGGCGAAGCGGGACTGGCGGACCCGTATCGGCAGCTCACCCGTTCCGCCGGCCCTGCCCGCGTCGGGTCCGCTCCGACCCGGTCGGTACGCGGGCCCGGGAACAGTCCCGGCCGGGCCGCCGGTCACGGTGACCAGCTCCGCCGGCAGGTCCACGATCGCGGCCGTCCCGCCGCGCCGACTCGGCCGCAGCGTGACCCGGGCACCGCAACGGGCGGCCAGCAGGGCGACCGTGTGCAACCCCGTGGCGTCGGTGGGCGGGCGGGCAGGCGGGTTCGCGAGCAGGTGGTTGGCCTCGCTCAACGCGGTCGCGTCGAGGCCGGGACCGTCGTCGACCACGACGACCGCGCAGCCGTGCGGCCGGTGTTCACCGGCGACCCGGACCGTGGTGTCGGTGGCCGAGTAGGCCAGAGCGTTCTCGATCAGCTCGGCCAGCAGGTGCACGACGTCCGTGACGGCGGGCCCGGCGAGCGACCACGGCCAGTGCGGCGCGACCAGGACGCGGTGGTATTCCGGCACCTCGGCGACCGCGCCGCGCGTGACGTCGAGCAGGGCGACCGGACGCCGCCAGCGGCGGGCCGGGGTCGCGCCGGCCAGGGTGATCACCTTCTCCACGTTGCGGCGGATCCGGGTGGTGAGGTGGTCGAGCTGGAACAGCTCGTCGGCCTCCTCGGCGCTGCGCTCCCGCCGCTGCATCGCGTCCAGCAGGTCGAGCTGGTCGCGGAGCAGGACCTGGTTGCGCCGGGTGACCCGCACGAACAGCTCTCCGAGGCGACGGTCCTCGACCGGCCCGCCGCCGGTCTGGCCGGTCCCGGACCGGTCGGCTGGTGGCTTGTCGTCGGCGGGCGGGGCCGGCGGCGCGGGCGCGGATGGCTCGGGCCGACGCTCATCGGCGCCCGAGCGGTCCCGCTCATCGGCGCCCGAGCGGTCCCGCTCATCGGCGCCCGAACGGTCCCGCTCGTCGGTCAGTCGGCGCACGGTGGCGGCCCAGCCGAGCAGCACCGCCAGCACGGCGATCAGCCCGAGCCCCACCACCGCGCCGGTCCGCCCGACGATCACCGCGGCGCCCGGCGTGGCCCGTTCGACGCTCCCGCGGGCGGTGGTCGTCACCAGTTCGTGAAGCGCGCCGAGCGCGGCGTCCGCCGCCGCCCGCCAGTCCGCCGCGCTGATCCCGCGCAGGGCGTCGGCCCGGTCCGTCCGTAGCAGGGCGTCCTCCACGGCGAGCAGGCCCGCGAACTCCGGGCCCGCCGCGAGACGCTTGTGCGCGCTCCGGCCGCCGGCCGGCAGGCCGGCCGCCGCCTCGGCGCGGGCGTACCGCTGGGTGGTCACCAGCTCGACCAACAGGCGTCGCTCCTCGGCGCTGATCCGA from Micromonospora lupini harbors:
- the pdxY gene encoding pyridoxal kinase PdxY; the encoded protein is MQILSIQSSVAYGHVGNSAAVFPLQRLGHEVWPVLTVHFSNHTGYGAWRGPLLAAADVAEVIAGIADRGVLGDADAVLSGYQGDPAVGAVILDAVAQVKALNPAAVYCCDPVMGDLGRGMFVRPGIPEYLRDTVVPRADIITPNHFELNFLAGRETSSLAEVLDAVDVVRATGPRHVLVTSVLHGDVPAGSLEVVAVSDEGAWAVTTPLLPINPNGGGDVTAALYLAHLSTSGSPAIALERTISSVFAVLEATLAAGTREIQLIAAQDAIAQPPTRFTARRLR
- a CDS encoding acetamidase/formamidase family protein, which gives rise to MRHTLAPGDETLHGHFSPDLPPTLTIDPGDTVTYRTLDCWWSAGPYAGGPNRDRPRAPQYQPDHGHALIGPVAVRGARAGQTLAVRVDAIVPATWGTTVAGGWPSGFNKRYGVETDGVVHAWELDPVALTGRNQHGHTVALRPFMGVLGMPPAEPGKHSTIPPRPCGGNLDCKDLTAGSTLLLPIPVDGALFSVGDGHAAQGDGEVGGTAIECPMDEVTLTFDVRDDFPVTGPVARTADAWLTLGVGASLDDATFMALTSMLTLLQRLHGLSRPDAVALASVVVDVRVTQIVNQTVGAHAVLRDDALR
- a CDS encoding cellulose binding domain-containing protein, producing MLRIFLAATTMALAGWAGTTGFVEAAPAPAPAVTPTPTLSPSPTPTPTCPPALPIAASVTAVTTTSVTLSYSIFFRPPCGYDPPMTVSLFASRADAQQWQSPVAQAVTGPERNGVVTIDQLTPDTEYWYRFSDAEGRRDPYWVAAVRTAALTACSATATIDSRWGTGFVATVTVRSTGTQTLDRWSVSWRWAGDERIQTVWRGVAETTGADVTVRNASYNGTLAPGGVTTFGLLVTTSAVPDGLTLTCNR
- a CDS encoding SAM-dependent methyltransferase; its protein translation is MAGPDPELAATLQPDVPHAARIWNYWMGGKDNFQSDRAAGDAVAEVYPEIVVMAQQSRGFLVRAVRHLAAEAGIRQFLDIGTGLPTMQNTHAVAQGIAPDARIVYVDNDPMVLVHARALLASTTTQGVTTYVPADYHDPERILAEAARTLDFDKPIAVMFMGVLGYEPDLEVVRSIVGRTMDATASGSHLVLWDGTNTSPAVVSGAQRLAENGGVPYILRSPEDLAGCFSGLTIVEPGLVPIPLWRPDDADAKGIDAYGAVARKP
- a CDS encoding YccF domain-containing protein, which codes for MIRFLLNVLWLVFGGGLVLAIGYGFAALVCFVLVVTIPFGVASLRLAVYSLWPFGRTLVPKPGAGVGSGLANVLWVVLAGWWLALSHILAGIALCVTIIGIPFGVANFKLVPAAFWPLGREVVDAP
- a CDS encoding cellulose binding domain-containing protein; amino-acid sequence: MPATPPQPRRTVAIILLDRIVAAAAAVRRVVTGRADVSRATWIAVLAALGVVVATVVSIVGVVRTPEQLAPVTLDPPPSVDQLGTPEAGTPRGQAKPAASNPTTSVPPSVSAAPPPAPPPTSAPAATPSSASPTPAALGADFAIEEKALLSYGAAVTVTNPGPVPVAQWTLAVTLPRESLRVSAVQGARATQDGAVWTFVPDGSAGQVPGSASVRVTFRVNGAAIGATPTACTIDGVACGGLPD
- a CDS encoding DUF742 domain-containing protein; its protein translation is MHSAGSADEAWYDDDAGPVARPYTMTGGRTAPERGRFDLISLVVARRPAAPPTALFPEQARIVELCHHPVSVAEVSAELDLPLGTVRVLLGDLLGAGLVETHEPPTLSELPSQELLESILVGLRGL
- a CDS encoding roadblock/LC7 domain-containing protein, whose translation is MTHAVVTADSLTGALDRLVDRVRGAEFAVVLSPDGLPLGGSRRVEATLADQISGIVAGLLALGLAATRTCDAGGLRQIVVQMSRAFLFVATIPNGTILTVRIAGDEIEVGDMAYEVALFVGQAEQHLPISLGPASAARSGDSGAQRRLG
- a CDS encoding sensor histidine kinase, whose translation is MTRTNERRLRVRLVAAAAVLLTLWSYAAYLTGQDAVDLLRVRTLADTLGQPIDRLILSLQTERRVTAESLAGSARARTALAGTREVTDRAATEVRAFPTGRDLRLLSAGAVRDRAEALVRRLNGLGAVRSQVDSGYLDRAGATDGYDKLVDAAFDVYGPEWGAYESRLAVETRAVIALARARELLAREDTLVTAAVVSGRISAEERRLLVELVTTQRYARAEAAAGLPAGGRSAHKRLAAGPEFAGLLAVEDALLRTDRADALRGISAADWRAAADAALGALHELVTTTARGSVERATPGAAVIVGRTGAVVGLGLIAVLAVLLGWAATVRRLTDERDRSGADERDRSGADERDRSGADERRPEPSAPAPPAPPADDKPPADRSGTGQTGGGPVEDRRLGELFVRVTRRNQVLLRDQLDLLDAMQRRERSAEEADELFQLDHLTTRIRRNVEKVITLAGATPARRWRRPVALLDVTRGAVAEVPEYHRVLVAPHWPWSLAGPAVTDVVHLLAELIENALAYSATDTTVRVAGEHRPHGCAVVVVDDGPGLDATALSEANHLLANPPARPPTDATGLHTVALLAARCGARVTLRPSRRGGTAAIVDLPAELVTVTGGPAGTVPGPAYRPGRSGPDAGRAGGTGELPIRVRQSRFAGPESGSTGPDTVELPVTRATRRHR